One Parageobacillus sp. KH3-4 genomic region harbors:
- a CDS encoding glutaredoxin family protein, with the protein MEVIVYSTKNCIYCKKQKEFLTEKGIEFEERDIHENEEYFREFKALGGYGTPFTIKKENGIIVSKIMGFNREKLLDELINDAKSKKGTHRTEKL; encoded by the coding sequence ATGGAAGTTATCGTTTATTCAACAAAAAACTGCATTTATTGCAAAAAACAAAAAGAATTCCTAACGGAAAAAGGAATTGAATTTGAAGAAAGGGATATTCACGAAAATGAGGAATACTTTCGGGAATTTAAAGCTTTGGGTGGGTACGGTACACCTTTTACTATTAAAAAAGAAAATGGTATTATCGTTTCTAAAATTATGGGATTTAATCGGGAAAAGTTACTAGATGAATTAATTAATGATGCTAAGTCTAAAAAGGGAACACATCGAACGGAGAAATTATAA
- a CDS encoding helix-turn-helix domain-containing protein has product MLYELLKASKSNNQALEEIMNLFEPKLKKTLSLTKYGEREDLAQELRYKLIKYIREYDVDSTPGFWELKDQIKGRTNVS; this is encoded by the coding sequence ATGTTATATGAATTATTAAAAGCATCTAAAAGCAATAATCAGGCGTTAGAAGAAATCATGAATTTGTTTGAGCCAAAATTAAAAAAAACATTATCCCTTACTAAATATGGAGAAAGAGAAGATCTTGCACAAGAGTTAAGATATAAGTTGATTAAGTATATTAGAGAATACGATGTCGATTCTACACCAGGTTTTTGGGAATTAAAAGACCAAATAAAAGGTAGAACCAATGTATCTTAA
- a CDS encoding sigma-70 family RNA polymerase sigma factor, with product MNLDRFDEACIQDVEKFKKENKAFLENTIIKSFLNDEKNEKLLLEVICYPTKENKELLDNEFKKFYSGIRFTSFISSTLYFNAINFDKQYRKVLNRYILTLDKPMKDEEDTSFKDMIADSQTEIQVEHIIKSDDITDYIEDPVLYEAILTLSDKQREVINLAYVKGLTDTEIGKLLNKSQQAISKMHKKALENIYKFIKEKEEGTRK from the coding sequence ATGAATCTAGACAGATTTGACGAAGCTTGTATTCAAGATGTAGAAAAGTTCAAGAAAGAGAACAAGGCATTTTTAGAGAATACGATAATCAAATCATTTCTAAATGATGAGAAGAACGAGAAATTGCTTCTGGAAGTTATTTGTTATCCTACAAAAGAAAATAAAGAGTTATTAGACAACGAATTTAAAAAGTTTTATTCAGGTATAAGATTTACATCGTTTATCTCTTCAACCTTATATTTTAACGCAATCAATTTTGATAAACAGTACCGTAAAGTGTTGAATCGATATATTTTGACACTTGATAAGCCAATGAAGGATGAAGAAGATACGTCATTTAAAGACATGATTGCTGACTCTCAAACGGAAATACAAGTAGAACATATCATAAAAAGTGATGATATAACGGATTATATTGAAGACCCTGTTCTTTATGAGGCTATTCTAACATTATCGGATAAACAGAGAGAAGTTATTAATTTGGCATACGTGAAAGGCCTTACAGACACAGAAATTGGAAAATTATTAAACAAATCGCAACAAGCAATTTCTAAGATGCACAAAAAAGCATTAGAAAATATTTATAAATTTATCAAAGAAAAAGAGGAGGGAACTAGAAAATGA
- a CDS encoding YvrJ family protein: protein MTVVEVPQWITIVGNFGFPIAITIYLFLRFEKKLERLEIVINQLSEVIKESKKE from the coding sequence ATGACTGTAGTCGAAGTTCCTCAATGGATAACAATTGTAGGCAACTTTGGATTTCCGATAGCGATTACCATCTACTTGTTTTTACGCTTTGAAAAGAAACTGGAAAGATTAGAGATAGTCATTAATCAGTTAAGTGAAGTTATTAAAGAGTCAAAAAAGGAGTGA